AGTATCCGCGCATCTTAATCATGATGCATAATTAGGTTTTGGGAGTCAGTTGGCAAATcgaaaaatggatcatttgtccaaatatttttaaaacatggttctaatggacaagtaaaaattagtatggatgaaatggacaaaaaaaagatagcaaggatgaaactggattaatcctggcttaaacttaaaaaatagcgaggatgaaaaagtatttgaaaatggataggatgaaattgtttataTCCTGACTATTTtaacatttttatccatttaaacaatatcaaaatctagatgtcatTTTCCTCCGAAAtcgttgattttgatctttttaaccaaattTGTGTTGGCAAATATCATTCGTTCAACTCTCCTCTAATTGTAGCTTGAAACAAGTTTGACGATGATATCAAACTACCAAAAAGCCAAATTTCAGTTGAAATTCCGTTTCATTCCTATCACGAGTAAAACGTACTCAATTTCATAATAATCAGCTCACCTTTAAATTATTGACAGTAAACGATAACGCATAAGTGGAAGACATTAAACCGTGGCTGGACCCACCACGAGATTACGACACGCGTACCAACAGTAAGATCCTCAGAGCTCCACAACACAGCACGTTTACTCTGCCGGAGAGGCAGAAAAATAAATGACGATAATTACTCATTTCCGTTTAAAAGGGTTCCAACAAAAAGTCCTTTGATTAAACTAAAAATTCTCTATTACACCCCaatatgaacaaaaaaaaatctaagaaaaggacaaaaaaaaaagttaaaattgtACCCCTAATATTCTCTAAATCAATCctttttcatcatcatcatcaccggcATCACGATCACGATTAGCATAATCGGTGCTTTAGCATAGAATTCCGGTAAATCTCACCAGCAGCAATTCTAGTCTTTACATTCTCAAACTCAGAAATCTGGCACGGAATCGTAATCCCACCGGGATGTTCAAATCCATATTCCTTTTCAGCTTCTCTAAGTAATTCACCGAATAACGggtgattaaaataaaaaaccgGAACCAGAACCCGACGATAATCATCATCCTTATCACCAACATACACAGCCAAATGTCCTTTCGGAATGGGTTTCTGATCTTCTTGAAACGGATTAGCTGAACCGCCCAACCGAATATAATCATTCTTTTTAGTtggagttgttgattttcttggaCTACATAATTCTTTTGCTCCTTGTTTCAAACTCTTCCCCCAGTTGCATATCTTCTTGATCGCCTTATTTCTTGTATGATTTGTTGGATTTGTAAATGAAGATGAATATGATCTTAGTAATTGTTTATACCCACATGATTGCTTTCTTCTGGGTCTTAATACCCATTTAAAAACCCGGCATACTCTGAACCTCAGCTTGAATCCTCTCGCTTTTCTCAtactgatcatgatgatgatgatgcagttCTTGAATCTAACTCACTCTGAACTGAATAAATAGTTTATATTCTTGTGAGTGGAAATGGGAGTAAACCAGAAGAATAGGTTCATATAAATCTGGGAATGAAGACACATATATAAGGACTTTGATCCAGTAAAAACAAAAGAGATTAGGGAGAGAGTAATAGTCGGCACCCCCACGACCGATAATTAAGTCAGTCGTTATAGTAGTTCAAAGGTCATCAAATCAACggttgaatttctctatttttagTGATAATTTTAAGTCAGAGATAATTGAAACCGTTGATGGAAATTAATGATTTTATTTATTAAGTGAGAAGCGCTAAACGACAAACGAAGGTAAAAATATAACGCAACTCCCGCGAGTACTAAGAAAGTACGATTTAACCGTTATTTATTTTTAGGACAACAGATTACAAGTGTCAGTGTCTAAAGCGTATATAATATATGTGAGAGGTGTAAGTAGTTCGTATGTTAGTAAGATTTATATTGATAAGTTTTATCCATAATAATTTAATATTGTCTTAATTAATGATTATTTGTGATAATCTTTTCGAGATAATCTGAGATTAGACTTTTATTAGAATAGTAAAAGATGGATTAAGGACCAAAAAATCAGACATGATCTTTCCTGGTAGTGCTACAGCACAGCCACGTACACTGCACACACTACAAGAACGTTTTAGTACTGGTATGAACTCGGTTGTTGCGAACTTATTTATGATCCGATTCACATTCCTACGTAACTGTCAGTTGATCAGAACCGGAGGAGTCTGTTCAAACCTATTTCATATTAATCTGCTTCTTTTGCGTGGATATTCTTGGCACTTAGAGGGTGATATATGATATAGACCTTAATTGGTGGAAAATTcagttgtttttcttcttttgatagcCCCCGGTTAGAAAACTAAGTTGTCTAGTCTTAACCTGCTAGCATGTCACAAAGAATTACTGAACTGCGCAAGGTTATAAAAtctatataaaaaataataattttcattACGAGAATCACTCATAATTCTAGAAAAAATCTACAGGTAGATGTATTATGGGTACCAGCTTAAAAAGGCAAAACGATATTGGGATAAGCTCAATGAACCGTGTTCTAAGCTTACTCAAGCTCTCAATAACACTGCATGACTGTAGATTGTAATCGTATCGTACGGGAGATTGTTAGCTTTGTTGATTCGATTTGCAGTTTTTTGCACAAATACAAGGGAAAGGTTAGACGTAAGACCCGCACATTGTGCTGCCAAATGCATATCCTGCTGCATCTTACAATGGTGTCGTCCCATGATCCTGACAGTACTCGACCGTACAGAATCACGATTCTGTTAGTACGACGACAGTTGATGTTAGTTTATATTCTCGGAAAACTAACTGCATAATCCGACAAAAGATTTTTCAACAGAGATTTCCCCAGTCACTTTGGGGACATCCCTTAAAGTTGGAAAGACGGAAAAGATTTCTTTGGTAATTTCTCAGATATTATTCCAAATCTTCTTTTGTCAGCAAATAGAGATATTGCCCGTAACTAGTGGGTGTTGCAATCCGTTTTCTTTTGCAAGTGGCGTGGTTAAAATTTGATAAACCACTGCCATAAGTCTCGAATCCCAGAAATGGACCACCAAATATTATTGACGCATCGGAAAACCATACAAGTCGTATCCGGAATGGTCCAAGCCAATCTCGAACAGTAACCCGAACTATTGTGTGATTCCCATTTTCCTTCTTTATATGAAAATTCCAATAGTGGACCAATTAAAATTAGCTTTTTTCTTGGTTGTCCATTTCTTGCATACGCACACACCTATACCAATAACATGGAACCTCTCTAAAAGTTAACCTGCTTCCATTAACTTGATATTGATAACAAAAGACCTTTTCAATATTGCTTTGTTGAGCCATCTACATTAAACCCCAGGGACCAGCTTCTTAATTAATACACTGAATGGAACCCGAGAAGAATTATTTGAATAGAAATGGAGTAATATCTCACTTCTAGTTCTAACACACGTTAAGTTGATAGACTTTTAAAAGAAACCCTAGATGTTTTTGTTTGAATAGGAAAAAGTCCTTTGGTGGTGTGGACTTATCCTACATAAATGTGTATACAACTTTCTAATTATGCATATTGATCTCGTTTTGGTTAAGCAAACTTTATGAGGACAATTCCTTTATTTTACTAGTGATATTGACACGACTTGGTGCAAACCGTACATTGAAAAAATAGCCCGTACGATCAAGGAATCGGGTAAAAGTAGTCCTTTGATTCGGCATTGGGGTGTTCTCAACGGCTCCTTGCAACTAACTTGTTGATCCATTCTATTACATTTTCAATAGTTTGAAATGAACGCTATTTTGATTTGGACCTCCAGATGCCCTTAAATGTACGTTATAGTTATAGTGACGGTGAAATCGATAACTTGTTTTCATCGGATTCATTTGAAATTTTAAAGTAGCACTTGCTTGCATGTGTGACCCAGCCACACTTACCCGTCGAAGAAAAAttaatatctttctctttttatggaaatcatatttcaattcattcaaactaAAAATACTATTAGTAGAAGATAAACAAAGAGGGGCTCCATTCAGTGAAAGTGAAGTTGGACCCTTTAAGAGACTCCTTGAGAGATTTGCTCCGGAAGATATGGGTTATGAGAGACCTAAATTTACATGGAATAACCATAGAGATGGTAAGAAAAATATCCGGGAAAGAATTGATAAAGCATTTGTGAATTGTGAATGGCAAAATAAGTTTAAGGAATCAGTTTTACAAGTCACTGGTACCTTTTGGTTTTGACCATAGTCCTTTGCTGCTCTGTATAGAGAGCAATAGGGTTCCactagattttttttccttcaaattttTTGATACTTGGCTAATGGAATAATCATATATTGATCTGATCAATGCCTGCTAGAAATTAGAGGATTCTGATCCGACATCTTCAATGATTAATAACTTGGAAAATTTAGGAAACCAACTGGCTTTCTGGAAGAAAAGAAAATGTCTTtggattaccaaaaaaaaaataaaaaatcttctaaTTAAAATCAATAAActgtcacaaaaaaaaaacaggataTGCATatccaaaacaaaataaataacaaattaAATTTACTAGAAAAAATTATACGACACTGAAGATGAAATAGCAAAACAACTATCTAAGGATAATATAATGAACTTAGGGGAAGGAAATACAAGATATTTTCATCGAAAAACtgtcaaaagaagaaaaagaaatagtaTTGATTGTTTGATAAACTATGCGGgaggaaaaacaaaaaacaaaattgaaattacAGCTGAACTGAAAATGTATTTTCAAAATTTGTTTAAAGAAATGTCTTTAAATGAAAATGAGGACATTTTTAAGCATCTTATTGTGGGAGTAACTGATAAACACAACGAGATGCTAATGGAAATGCCTCGAGCTGATGAGATTTGGGAGATGGTAAAAATCATGAAGCCTAACAAAGCATCAGGGTCGGATGGTTTCTCGGTATGCTTTTTCAAATACAATTGGTCACTGGTGGGTAACCAATTAGTGCGATTAGTGCAAAATTTTTGGTCTACTAGAAATTTAAACCCAGATCTTAACaaaacttttttatttttatcaccAATTTAAAAGAACCAAAATCGTCGGCTGATTTCAGACTAATAGGGTAATATAATATCCCCTATAAATTCATCTCAAAACTGCTGGCTAATCGTATTTGGAGAACTTAATTTCTCCCTTTCAGTCTGCACTTTTACCAGGTAGGCATGTCTCAGATAATATAATTGTAGCTCATGAACTAATTTATACACTAAATCATAAAAAATCAAAAGTAGGAGGCTTAGGAGTTAAAATTGACATCTCAAAAGCCTTTGAAAGGGTCAGCCGGGACTTCTTGATAAAAACTATGGAATGTATGGGTTTTTGTAAAAACTGGTGTGAGATGATCAAACAATGCATCTCAACTACATCAATTTCTATTCTTTTAAATGGAATATCGGGGACGTTTTTTAAACCGAGGAGGGGATTAAGGCAATGGGGTCCTATATCCCCTTGTCTTTTCCTGATTTGCATGGAAGTATTCTCAAGATTTTCATAAAAATAAACAGATTCAGGGGATAAAGATTAGCATTAATAGTGAACCAATATCACACCTTTTTTTCGCTAATGATTGCCTAATATTTACTAAGGAAAACCTTCAAAGTTGTAAGAACTTACTAAATTCTTTGCATGAATTTAGTGTGGTGTCAGGTCAGTTGGTAAATTTCGAAAAATCGGGTGTTTTCTTTAGTAAGAAAACTCACCCAAAACTAAAAAGAATTATGTCTAAgcttttaaaaattaaaaaaataaacaggAATGATTCTTATCTGGGTGTCCCCTTTTCATtgacaaatcaaaattaaaaacttttgatgCAATAGTGGCAAAAATGGAAGAGAGGACAAAGGGATGGAAAACTTTACTTTTGAACCAAGTAAGCAAAATGATTTTGAATAAATCCATTCTTTCTAGT
The nucleotide sequence above comes from Papaver somniferum cultivar HN1 chromosome 8, ASM357369v1, whole genome shotgun sequence. Encoded proteins:
- the LOC113301395 gene encoding auxin-responsive protein SAUR36-like, yielding MISMRKARGFKLRFRVCRVFKWVLRPRRKQSCGYKQLLRSYSSSFTNPTNHTRNKAIKKICNWGKSLKQGAKELCSPRKSTTPTKKNDYIRLGGSANPFQEDQKPIPKGHLAVYVGDKDDDYRRVLVPVFYFNHPLFGELLREAEKEYGFEHPGGITIPCQISEFENVKTRIAAGEIYRNSMLKHRLC